One genomic window of Gallaecimonas sp. GXIMD4217 includes the following:
- a CDS encoding GTP-binding protein, with protein sequence MQALKLLTCGSVDDGKSTLIGRFLYETGQLYADQLAALGEPDENGELPFANLLDGLEAERSQGITIDVAWRYARAGGRNLIIADTPGHEQYTRNMVTGASHCSLAIILVDARKGITRQTRRHSFLCHLLGVRQLVVAVNKMDALDYDRAAFEATREQYLALAEAMPGAQIQVLPVSALKGDNLAEPSANTPWYQGPTLLQVLQQAQVDQPQELPARLPVQMVIRPHQDLRALAGTLFAGELKLGDSLHHWPSGQQALVKGLWKSGTEADRIQAGDAVSVQLDRELDISRGDWLSVDKPRVGNSWQGWLVWLDDQPHSPGKRYRVKAPSRWNWGRIAGLDGQLDVEDLSVSDQVELTTNAIARVTLQLEEAQALDAYEQSRHTGSLVLVDPDSQQTVAAFLAEAPVEAGQARPQVSDAEKELNAYIRRHYPHWQALDVSRW encoded by the coding sequence ATGCAAGCCTTGAAACTGCTGACCTGCGGCTCCGTCGACGACGGCAAGTCCACCCTCATCGGCCGCTTCCTGTACGAGACCGGCCAGCTCTACGCCGATCAGCTGGCGGCCCTGGGCGAGCCGGATGAGAACGGCGAGCTGCCCTTTGCCAACCTGCTCGACGGCCTGGAGGCCGAGCGCAGCCAGGGCATCACCATAGACGTGGCCTGGCGCTACGCCCGGGCCGGCGGCCGCAACCTCATCATCGCCGACACCCCGGGCCACGAGCAGTACACCCGCAACATGGTCACCGGTGCCTCCCACTGCTCCCTGGCCATCATCCTGGTGGACGCCCGCAAGGGCATCACCCGCCAGACCCGCCGGCACAGCTTCCTCTGCCACCTGCTGGGGGTGCGCCAGCTGGTGGTGGCGGTGAACAAGATGGACGCCCTGGACTACGACCGGGCCGCCTTCGAGGCCACACGCGAACAATACCTGGCCCTGGCCGAGGCCATGCCAGGCGCCCAGATCCAGGTGCTGCCGGTGTCCGCCCTCAAGGGCGACAACCTGGCCGAGCCGTCCGCCAACACCCCCTGGTACCAGGGCCCGACCCTGCTGCAGGTGTTGCAGCAGGCCCAGGTCGACCAGCCCCAGGAACTGCCCGCCCGCCTGCCGGTGCAGATGGTGATCCGCCCCCACCAGGACCTGCGGGCCCTGGCCGGCACATTGTTCGCCGGCGAGCTGAAGCTGGGCGACAGCCTCCATCACTGGCCCAGCGGCCAGCAGGCCCTGGTCAAGGGACTGTGGAAGAGCGGCACCGAAGCCGACCGGATCCAGGCCGGTGACGCCGTCTCGGTGCAGCTGGACCGGGAGCTGGACATCAGCCGCGGCGACTGGCTTAGCGTCGATAAGCCCCGGGTCGGCAACAGCTGGCAGGGCTGGCTGGTGTGGCTGGACGATCAGCCCCACAGCCCCGGCAAGCGCTATCGGGTCAAGGCGCCCAGCCGCTGGAACTGGGGCCGGATCGCCGGCCTGGACGGCCAGCTGGACGTGGAGGACCTCAGCGTCAGCGACCAGGTGGAGCTGACCACCAACGCCATCGCCAGGGTGACCCTGCAGCTGGAGGAGGCCCAGGCCCTGGACGCTTACGAGCAGAGCCGCCACACCGGCAGCCTGGTGCTGGTGGACCCCGACAGCCAGCAGACGGTGGCCGCCTTCCTGGCCGAGGCGCCGGTCGAAGCCGGCCAGGCTCGCCCCCAGGTCAGCGACGCGGAGAAGGAGCTCAACGCCTACATCCGCCGCCACTATCCCCACTGGCAGGCCCTGGACGTCAGCCGGTGGTGA
- a CDS encoding SLC13 family permease: MVIVAGILVLLVAGLLWGRLPAEQLFAAALAGVYLGTGLPLDTLLGGFINPALVSLALLLMATKVLERTPWLRQLAESLGKGAGRLGLVTALLSSVMNNTAVVAALLPMLERHPQARRLLLPLSYAALLGGTLTLVGTSTNLVVNSFLVAAGLPPLGLFDFFFLALPVVALCLLYLSVASRWLPHQGLPAGSPRLELNSPLSGYKAWLPLPLFALALGLVALGVLDLIQAMLIFLILAMVLNLTSPAQFLARFPWRLVVVIGSALGLAGAMEASGLAAWLAESLLAPLGEQGVWVSFLGLYATTWLLTELVTNNAAAALMLPLALTLARALGVEPVSFAMVVLFGASAAFLNPYGYQTHMLVQSVLPQGRRPFLMLGLPLGLIYGAGVLLSIPLYFPLR, encoded by the coding sequence GTGGTGATAGTGGCCGGGATCCTGGTGCTGCTGGTGGCGGGCCTGCTCTGGGGGCGCCTGCCCGCCGAGCAGCTGTTCGCCGCCGCCCTGGCCGGGGTTTACCTGGGTACGGGCCTGCCCCTGGATACCTTGCTGGGCGGCTTCATCAACCCGGCGCTGGTGTCCCTGGCGCTGCTGCTGATGGCCACCAAGGTGCTGGAACGAACCCCCTGGCTGCGGCAGCTGGCCGAAAGCCTGGGCAAGGGCGCCGGCCGCCTGGGGCTGGTGACGGCGCTGCTGTCCTCGGTGATGAACAACACCGCCGTGGTGGCGGCGCTGCTGCCCATGCTGGAGCGCCATCCCCAGGCCAGGCGCCTGCTGCTGCCGCTGTCCTACGCGGCCCTGCTGGGTGGCACCCTGACCCTGGTGGGCACCTCCACCAACCTGGTGGTGAATTCCTTCCTGGTGGCGGCGGGCCTGCCGCCCCTGGGCCTGTTCGACTTCTTCTTCCTGGCCCTGCCGGTGGTGGCCCTGTGCCTGCTGTACCTGTCGGTGGCCAGCCGCTGGCTGCCCCACCAGGGCCTGCCGGCGGGCAGTCCCCGCCTGGAGCTGAACAGCCCCTTGAGCGGCTACAAGGCCTGGTTGCCGCTGCCGCTCTTTGCCCTGGCGCTGGGGCTGGTGGCCCTTGGCGTGCTGGATCTGATCCAGGCCATGCTGATCTTTCTGATCCTGGCCATGGTGCTGAACCTGACCAGCCCGGCCCAGTTCCTGGCCCGCTTCCCCTGGCGGCTGGTGGTGGTGATCGGCTCGGCCCTGGGCCTGGCCGGGGCCATGGAGGCCAGCGGCCTGGCCGCCTGGCTGGCTGAGTCCCTGCTGGCGCCCTTGGGCGAGCAGGGGGTCTGGGTGAGCTTCCTGGGCCTCTACGCCACCACCTGGCTGCTCACCGAGCTGGTCACCAACAACGCCGCCGCCGCCCTGATGCTGCCGTTGGCCCTGACCCTGGCCAGAGCCCTGGGGGTGGAGCCGGTCAGCTTCGCCATGGTGGTGCTGTTCGGGGCCTCGGCGGCCTTCCTGAACCCCTATGGCTACCAGACCCACATGCTGGTGCAGTCGGTGCTGCCCCAGGGCCGTCGCCCCTTCCTGATGCTGGGGCTGCCCCTGGGCCTGATCTACGGCGCCGGGGTGCTGCTGTCCATTCCCCTCTATTTCCCGTTGAGATGA